From Flavobacteriales bacterium, one genomic window encodes:
- a CDS encoding nitroreductase, which translates to MESQLEVIREIISNRRTLKPERFSDKRIDKKILEEIVESAKWAPTHGLTQPWRLKIFYNKGLERFGNFHAQCYKDSVSPELFNPKKYDQYKSRPIKSSALIAVCMSRQESEKILEMEEIEAVACAVQNMHLTATAHGICCYWGTGGKTYSEEMKEFLGLGEKDKCLGLFHLGYPEGEWPTCSRNPSSEYSEWIED; encoded by the coding sequence ATGGAGAGCCAACTTGAGGTTATAAGGGAGATTATAAGTAACCGTAGAACTTTAAAGCCCGAAAGGTTTTCTGACAAACGCATTGATAAAAAAATACTAGAGGAGATCGTTGAAAGCGCAAAATGGGCTCCTACGCACGGACTAACACAACCTTGGCGTTTAAAAATATTTTACAATAAAGGACTCGAACGGTTTGGAAACTTTCATGCCCAATGCTACAAAGATTCGGTTTCGCCCGAACTCTTTAATCCAAAAAAATACGATCAATATAAAAGCAGACCTATAAAGTCTTCAGCTCTAATTGCAGTCTGTATGAGTAGGCAAGAATCCGAAAAAATACTAGAAATGGAAGAGATCGAAGCTGTGGCATGTGCGGTACAAAACATGCACCTTACGGCAACTGCACATGGAATATGTTGTTATTGGGGAACGGGAGGAAAAACCTACTCGGAAGAAATGAAAGAATTTTTAGGCTTAGGTGAAAAGGATAAATGTTTGGGGTTATTTCATTTAGGATATCCTGAAGGTGAATGGCCAACTTGTTCACGAAACCCTTCCTCCGAATATTCGGAATGGATAGAAGACTAG